In Candidatus Goldiibacteriota bacterium, a single genomic region encodes these proteins:
- a CDS encoding GHKL domain-containing protein, protein MDMNTMVESYNSTIFYLIAATGAVNAVLGILALTKGKNRLNISFAILSILLAAWNALVILWQGPGGIQYLEKINAVVVAFIPAAGIFLILTFFKITKGPGVSLLKVSLIFSALLSLYSISTFFSPALDSFYNTPPFKVWVLMHIFVFSIAGFMVLLFKYRRVQYKQEKIKIKYVIFAFVVLFTGALFELTGAIGIHRFNHMANIANAIYCLILFGAIFRHRLFDAGVVLKNLIIYSIAAGAATVFYAIAAYFYGKDRFFGVMALFILSFAVFYYARFLHGVIKLFVDSVSGASGTELAARELKKLKVSEINDEEKIKAIIALLSETMEMDVIVYIKEGNYYVPSWSIGPDAGVTVEYSGKLSGITLKYETIAEDGSLKIFGADITAPLIYAGDEEGAITAKKQTADISFMENEISLFADGAAEISACLNSYLLRRTLDAEENMKRIGLMARQMAHEIKNPLTALWGAAQLLDPKNETDAENISIIRDEINRLRGILESWKDFSDNIRVEKFSGDVIALVEDSVKMARLTGKNAEFSFKKTAASLMANFDKDRMKQVVLNILLNAADACEKSRLPLVKVMVIQKEKTFEIKVKDNGTGINPEIMRKLKQPLFTTKAKGTGLGLSISDKIVTAHNGTLIIESDGNTYTEVKIEIPYN, encoded by the coding sequence ATGGACATGAACACAATGGTGGAATCATATAACAGCACAATTTTTTATCTTATCGCGGCAACAGGCGCTGTAAACGCGGTCCTTGGTATCCTGGCTTTGACCAAAGGCAAAAACAGGCTTAATATTTCATTTGCCATTCTAAGTATACTGCTTGCGGCGTGGAATGCCCTTGTAATTTTATGGCAGGGCCCCGGCGGGATACAATATCTTGAAAAAATTAACGCGGTTGTGGTTGCTTTCATACCGGCTGCCGGAATTTTTCTGATACTTACTTTTTTCAAAATCACAAAAGGGCCCGGCGTTTCCCTGCTGAAAGTCTCGCTGATTTTTTCCGCGCTGCTGTCGCTGTACAGTATATCCACGTTTTTTTCGCCGGCGCTTGATTCTTTTTATAATACGCCGCCGTTTAAAGTGTGGGTGCTTATGCACATTTTTGTCTTCAGTATTGCGGGGTTTATGGTGCTTCTGTTTAAATACCGCAGAGTGCAGTATAAGCAGGAAAAGATAAAGATAAAATACGTTATATTCGCGTTTGTCGTGCTTTTTACGGGAGCTCTTTTTGAACTTACCGGCGCTATCGGGATTCACAGGTTTAACCATATGGCGAATATAGCAAATGCCATATATTGCCTGATTCTGTTTGGCGCTATTTTCAGGCACAGGCTGTTTGATGCCGGAGTGGTGCTGAAAAATCTTATTATTTATTCCATAGCCGCCGGCGCTGCAACAGTTTTTTATGCCATAGCCGCTTACTTTTACGGCAAAGACAGGTTCTTTGGAGTGATGGCGCTTTTTATCCTCAGTTTTGCCGTTTTTTACTATGCAAGGTTTCTTCACGGGGTGATAAAACTTTTTGTTGATTCCGTAAGCGGCGCGTCCGGCACCGAACTGGCCGCGCGGGAGCTTAAAAAACTGAAGGTTTCAGAGATAAACGATGAAGAAAAAATAAAAGCTATAATAGCGCTGCTGTCTGAAACAATGGAAATGGATGTTATTGTCTATATAAAAGAAGGTAATTATTATGTGCCGTCATGGAGCATAGGGCCGGATGCGGGAGTGACCGTGGAGTACAGCGGTAAATTAAGCGGCATAACGCTTAAGTATGAAACCATAGCGGAAGACGGCAGCCTTAAAATTTTTGGAGCGGATATAACGGCGCCGCTTATATACGCGGGAGATGAAGAAGGGGCCATAACCGCAAAAAAACAGACAGCTGATATTTCTTTTATGGAAAATGAAATATCCCTGTTCGCGGACGGCGCGGCAGAAATATCCGCCTGCCTTAATTCTTATCTTTTAAGGCGCACGCTTGACGCGGAAGAAAACATGAAACGCATAGGGCTTATGGCAAGGCAGATGGCGCATGAGATAAAAAATCCGCTGACCGCGCTTTGGGGCGCTGCGCAGCTGCTTGACCCGAAAAACGAAACTGACGCGGAAAACATTTCCATAATCAGGGATGAAATTAACCGGTTAAGGGGGATACTTGAATCATGGAAAGATTTTTCAGATAATATAAGAGTGGAAAAGTTTTCCGGTGATGTGATAGCTCTTGTGGAAGACAGCGTTAAGATGGCGCGCCTTACAGGCAAAAACGCTGAGTTCAGTTTTAAAAAGACCGCGGCTTCTCTTATGGCAAATTTTGATAAAGACAGGATGAAACAGGTTGTTTTAAATATACTGTTAAACGCGGCTGATGCCTGTGAAAAAAGCCGCCTGCCTTTGGTGAAAGTTATGGTTATTCAAAAAGAGAAAACATTTGAGATAAAAGTAAAGGATAATGGTACGGGTATTAATCCCGAAATAATGAGAAAGTTAAAACAGCCGCTTTTTACGACAAAAGCAAAGGGAACGGGGCTTGGGCTCTCTATTTCTGATAAAATTGTGACGGCTCATAATGGGACGCTTATTATTGAAAGTGATGGAAACACTTATACAGAGGTAAAGATAGAAATTCCTTATAATTAA